One segment of Nostoc flagelliforme CCNUN1 DNA contains the following:
- a CDS encoding AAA family ATPase — MLKTIKIDNFRSFQSFELQQLGRINLLVGKNNIGKTSILEAIQLLCSRNNLEPLRQTMTNRSEYFFDDERSERRLRLGQAQDLDVRHLFYGHEIELGSKFSITGTNGNIQEELIVSIEVRKISSKELPSSLPEFLDDEVPDALKELDFSIKWNYGREEKLWRLPLSINGGILVEDYTRQLRRDTKNSSPKIQFVTSSSLGTEKMIELFDQIVLTPEEKLVEQALHRIDSKIQRIAPVSSRKSRYSLDSRGGFFVLLSDSNQRVPIGSMGDGIWRILGLALATVCAKDGYLFVDEIDTGLHFTAMSDMWELIWDTAKRLNVQVFATTHNSDCWTSLASIAEQEYTTEDGIRIHRIEKGKETSVVFTEPQIVIAAEREIEVR; from the coding sequence ATGTTGAAGACGATAAAAATAGATAATTTCCGTAGTTTCCAGTCTTTCGAGCTTCAGCAGCTTGGTAGAATCAACCTGCTCGTTGGTAAAAACAATATCGGTAAAACATCAATACTGGAAGCTATTCAACTTTTATGCTCACGGAATAATCTTGAGCCACTACGTCAGACAATGACTAACCGGAGTGAATATTTTTTTGATGATGAGCGTAGTGAACGTAGATTAAGGTTAGGTCAAGCTCAAGACCTTGATGTTCGTCACCTTTTTTATGGTCACGAGATTGAACTGGGGAGCAAATTTTCAATAACAGGTACTAATGGCAATATTCAAGAGGAGCTTATTGTATCAATAGAAGTACGCAAAATTTCTTCAAAAGAGCTACCTAGCTCATTGCCTGAGTTTCTAGATGATGAAGTCCCAGATGCATTAAAGGAACTAGATTTCAGTATTAAGTGGAATTATGGGCGAGAAGAAAAGCTTTGGAGACTACCGCTATCAATTAATGGCGGAATTCTTGTAGAAGATTATACTCGACAATTGCGTAGAGATACTAAAAATTCATCACCAAAAATACAATTTGTCACATCATCTTCTCTAGGAACCGAGAAGATGATTGAACTATTTGATCAGATAGTACTAACGCCTGAAGAAAAACTTGTAGAGCAGGCACTTCATAGAATAGACTCTAAAATTCAACGGATTGCTCCAGTTAGTTCTCGAAAGTCTAGATATTCCTTAGATTCACGGGGCGGTTTTTTTGTACTTCTTTCTGATAGTAATCAGCGTGTACCAATTGGCAGTATGGGTGATGGTATTTGGCGTATCTTAGGACTAGCACTAGCTACAGTGTGTGCTAAAGATGGATACTTATTTGTTGATGAGATTGATACCGGACTCCATTTTACGGCGATGTCTGATATGTGGGAACTGATTTGGGATACAGCCAAAAGATTAAATGTGCAAGTTTTCGCAACTACACACAATAGTGATTGTTGGACAAGTTTAGCTAGTATTGCAGAGCAAGAATATACTACTGAGGATGGTATTAGAATTCACAGAATTGAAAAAGGCAAAGAAACAAGTGTAGTCTTCACTGAACCTCAAATTGTCATTGCTGCTGAAAGAGAAATTGAGGTACGTTAG
- a CDS encoding Uma2 family endonuclease — translation MQITKQRYYTPEEYLELEEAANYKSEYIDGQIIPMAGGTVNHNQIALNLSTELNFAFKKQNYRVFMGDVRLWILQKRTYTYPDVMILTGEPEFFNNRKDIILNPQIIVEVLSKSTKGYDREDKFQAYRTISTFQEYLLIDQTRIHVDQFSKIGKKQWTLREYDEEDEAIALVTIPFEIPLQDLYNKVEFESVESEGESVDGEELK, via the coding sequence ATGCAAATAACAAAACAGCGATACTATACCCCAGAGGAATATTTAGAACTAGAAGAAGCTGCTAACTACAAAAGTGAATACATTGATGGACAAATAATTCCTATGGCGGGTGGAACAGTAAATCATAATCAAATAGCACTCAACTTAAGTACTGAGTTAAATTTCGCTTTTAAAAAGCAGAACTACCGGGTTTTTATGGGTGATGTTCGTCTATGGATACTCCAAAAGCGTACCTATACCTATCCAGATGTGATGATTCTGACGGGTGAACCAGAGTTTTTTAACAACCGAAAGGATATAATTCTTAATCCACAGATTATTGTTGAGGTTTTATCAAAATCGACCAAAGGCTACGATCGCGAAGATAAATTTCAGGCTTACCGAACAATTTCTACTTTTCAAGAATATCTATTAATTGATCAAACACGGATTCATGTAGATCAATTTTCTAAAATTGGGAAAAAGCAGTGGACGCTTCGTGAATATGATGAGGAAGATGAAGCGATCGCACTTGTAACCATACCATTTGAGATTCCCCTACAAGATTTATACAACAAGGTGGAGTTTGAGTCTGTTGAGTCCGAAGGGGAAAGTGTTGATGGCGAAGAATTAAAATAA
- a CDS encoding DUF3226 domain-containing protein produces the protein MAKSYEPKKLLVEGPEDLRVIPELIEKNGIRWGNNKREAIVSIQDCGGYDNIDANLISTELQASGLTNLGVIIDADEDLPARWMSIRNACLPSIPDIPKEISETGLIHVTKNGIKFGIWIMPDNQMRGMLETFLAYMIRDEGETIWQYAQEVAQEAKNKGASFKDSYLDKVKIYTWLAWQEEPGRQLHQAIKYEFLNPQHSKTQTFLIWFKNLYNL, from the coding sequence ATGGCAAAAAGTTATGAACCCAAGAAGCTGTTAGTAGAAGGGCCGGAAGATTTACGAGTCATACCAGAATTAATAGAAAAAAACGGAATTCGTTGGGGTAATAACAAAAGGGAAGCAATTGTATCAATACAAGATTGTGGAGGTTACGATAATATTGATGCAAACCTTATTTCTACTGAATTACAAGCATCAGGACTCACCAATTTAGGCGTGATAATAGACGCAGATGAAGATTTACCTGCACGTTGGATGAGTATAAGAAACGCTTGCTTGCCAAGTATACCTGACATTCCTAAAGAAATATCAGAGACAGGACTTATCCACGTTACAAAAAACGGAATTAAGTTTGGTATCTGGATTATGCCAGATAACCAAATGAGAGGTATGCTAGAGACGTTTTTAGCTTACATGATTAGAGATGAAGGCGAAACTATTTGGCAATATGCTCAGGAAGTCGCACAAGAAGCAAAAAACAAAGGAGCATCATTCAAAGATTCTTATCTTGATAAAGTTAAAATTTACACTTGGCTAGCATGGCAAGAAGAGCCAGGAAGACAACTTCATCAAGCTATAAAGTATGAATTTCTGAATCCTCAACATTCAAAGACGCAGACATTTTTAATATGGTTTAAAAATCTGTACAACTTATAA
- a CDS encoding U32 family peptidase yields MKSDRPSSQPSLQRPELLAPAGNWDCAKAAVENGADAIYFGLDRFNARMRAQNFTEADLPQLMTFLHRRGVKGYVTVNTLIFPKELAEAQQYLRTIIAAGVDAVIVQDIGICRLIRHLSPDFPIHASTQMTITSAAGVEFAKSLGCQLVVLARECSLQEINKIQQQIAQQETSLPLEVFVHGALCVAYSGQCLTSEALGGRSANRGECAQACRMPYDLIADGEVVNLKERKYLLSPQDLAGLDVLPDLVKSGVTCLKIEGRLKAPEYVANVTRVYRQALDGVMAELERPNPLTPFPTLAQRHEVREGEIKAPLSASERGWGRGQSDQEHYNLEMAFSRGLYTGWFGGINNQELVHARFGKKRGVYLGEVSRIHNEQVTVKLEAPVKPGDGIVFDCGHPEAKEEGGRVYAVVSKGKETLLTFGRNDLNLRRVHIGDRIWKTSDPELDKQLRQSFAGENPQFQRPIDLEVYGEVGQPLIAIARDQLGNIVQVESVISLVEAHTKPLDTDRLQEQFGRLGNTPFCLGTLTNHLSGTFMLPVSELNRMRREIVVQLEELRSQPKRWQLRSDVSFQDLLPSSSPSFPTLQEAKATSPALIVLVRNLKQLQAALKASIETLYCEFEDPRAYREAVQVVHKQRQESPLRTIWVAPPRITKPGENWILQQVRASEADGYLIRNYDQLQFFAQDRCIGDFSLNVANPLTADYFQKHFGLERLTASYDLNITQLQDLLTSCPPQWFEVTIHQHMPMFHMEHCVFCAFLSTGTDYTNCGRPCEKQEVKLRDRVGSEHVLKADVGCRNTVFNGTAQTGAEYVQRLIELGLRQFRIEFVNETPEQVSKTIHCYSQLLQGEITGSQLWRELKLQNQLGVTRGPMGVSALR; encoded by the coding sequence ATGAAAAGCGATCGCCCTTCTTCCCAACCCTCCCTTCAACGTCCCGAACTACTTGCGCCAGCAGGTAATTGGGACTGTGCTAAAGCTGCTGTGGAAAATGGGGCAGATGCGATTTACTTCGGTTTGGATCGCTTCAACGCCAGAATGCGGGCACAAAATTTTACTGAGGCAGACTTACCCCAATTGATGACATTCTTGCATCGTCGCGGCGTAAAGGGTTATGTCACTGTCAACACACTAATATTTCCCAAAGAACTAGCAGAAGCACAGCAATATCTCCGCACAATTATTGCAGCAGGTGTGGATGCGGTAATTGTTCAAGATATTGGTATATGCCGTCTCATTCGTCACCTGTCGCCCGATTTCCCCATCCATGCTTCCACCCAAATGACCATCACCAGTGCAGCTGGAGTGGAATTTGCCAAGTCCCTCGGCTGTCAATTGGTAGTGCTGGCCCGTGAATGTTCTCTTCAGGAAATCAATAAAATTCAGCAGCAGATTGCCCAACAGGAAACTTCACTGCCCTTGGAAGTCTTTGTTCACGGTGCTTTGTGCGTAGCGTACTCTGGTCAGTGTTTGACTAGCGAGGCTTTAGGCGGACGTTCTGCCAACCGAGGTGAATGTGCCCAAGCTTGCCGGATGCCCTACGATTTAATCGCTGATGGGGAAGTTGTGAATTTAAAAGAACGCAAATATTTACTTAGTCCTCAAGACTTAGCAGGGTTAGATGTTCTGCCAGATTTAGTCAAATCAGGAGTAACTTGTCTTAAGATTGAAGGTCGTTTGAAAGCCCCAGAGTATGTTGCCAATGTCACCCGTGTTTATCGGCAAGCTTTGGATGGAGTAATGGCAGAATTAGAAAGACCTAACCCCCTAACCCCCTTCCCTACGTTAGCGCAGCGGCACGAAGTGCGGGAAGGAGAAATAAAAGCTCCCCTCTCCGCTTCGGAGAGGGGCTGGGGGAGAGGTCAATCAGATCAAGAACACTACAACCTAGAAATGGCATTTTCTCGCGGACTCTACACGGGTTGGTTTGGCGGGATTAATAATCAGGAACTAGTTCACGCCCGCTTTGGTAAAAAACGTGGGGTTTATTTAGGTGAAGTCAGCCGCATTCACAACGAACAGGTAACAGTCAAACTGGAAGCGCCTGTAAAACCGGGAGATGGAATTGTTTTTGATTGCGGTCATCCAGAGGCGAAGGAAGAAGGCGGCCGGGTTTATGCTGTGGTGTCCAAAGGTAAAGAAACTTTGCTGACATTTGGGCGAAATGACTTGAACCTCCGTCGAGTGCATATAGGCGATCGCATTTGGAAAACGAGCGATCCAGAACTCGATAAGCAACTACGTCAAAGTTTTGCTGGCGAAAATCCTCAATTTCAACGTCCGATTGACTTGGAGGTTTATGGAGAAGTTGGTCAGCCATTGATTGCGATCGCTCGTGATCAACTCGGTAATATTGTCCAAGTAGAGTCTGTAATTTCCCTGGTGGAGGCGCACACCAAACCTTTAGATACAGACCGTTTACAAGAACAATTCGGTCGTCTCGGTAACACCCCTTTCTGTTTGGGAACGCTAACCAACCACCTCAGTGGTACTTTTATGCTACCCGTCAGTGAATTGAACCGGATGCGGCGGGAAATTGTCGTGCAGTTGGAAGAATTGCGAAGTCAACCCAAACGCTGGCAATTACGTTCTGATGTCTCTTTCCAAGACCTACTACCCTCTTCATCTCCCTCATTCCCCACCCTGCAAGAAGCTAAAGCTACATCTCCTGCACTAATAGTCTTAGTACGAAACCTCAAGCAACTCCAAGCTGCCCTCAAAGCTAGTATTGAAACACTGTACTGTGAATTTGAAGACCCCCGCGCCTACCGAGAAGCCGTCCAGGTAGTACATAAACAAAGGCAAGAATCCCCACTCCGCACAATTTGGGTTGCACCTCCGCGAATTACTAAACCGGGGGAAAATTGGATTTTGCAGCAAGTACGTGCTTCAGAAGCAGATGGCTATCTAATACGCAACTATGACCAATTGCAATTCTTTGCTCAAGACCGTTGTATAGGAGATTTTTCGCTCAACGTTGCTAATCCCTTAACAGCAGACTACTTTCAGAAACACTTTGGTTTAGAAAGGCTGACGGCATCCTATGACCTGAATATTACCCAACTGCAAGACCTGCTCACCAGTTGCCCACCCCAGTGGTTTGAGGTGACAATCCATCAACACATGCCGATGTTTCACATGGAGCATTGTGTATTTTGTGCCTTTCTATCGACAGGTACAGATTACACTAACTGTGGACGACCTTGTGAAAAGCAGGAAGTGAAATTGCGCGATCGCGTTGGTAGCGAACACGTCCTCAAAGCAGATGTAGGTTGTCGCAATACTGTATTTAACGGCACTGCTCAAACCGGAGCCGAGTACGTACAGCGCCTCATAGAACTGGGATTACGTCAGTTTCGCATTGAGTTTGTTAATGAAACACCAGAACAAGTGAGTAAAACAATACATTGTTATAGTCAACTACTGCAAGGCGAGATTACAGGTTCCCAACTCTGGCGCGAGTTGAAACTGCAAAATCAATTGGGCGTAACTCGTGGCCCTATGGGAGTGTCTGCATTGCGATAA